In a single window of the Pseudorca crassidens isolate mPseCra1 chromosome 9, mPseCra1.hap1, whole genome shotgun sequence genome:
- the KCNJ11 gene encoding ATP-sensitive inward rectifier potassium channel 11 yields MLSRKGIIPEEYVLTRLAEDPTEPRYRARERRARFVSKNGNCNVAHKNIREQGRFLQDVFTTLVDLKWPYTLLIFTMSFLCSWLLFAMVWWLIAFAHGDLAPGEGAAVPCVTSIHSFSSAFLFSIEVQVTIGFGGRMVTEECPLAILILIVQNIVGLMINAIMLGCIFMKTAQAHRRAETLIFSKHAVIALRHSRLCFMLRVGDLRKSMIISATIHMQVVRKTTSPEGEVVPLHQVDIPMENGVGGNNIFLVAPLIIYHVIDANSPLYDLAPCDLHHHQDLEIIVILEGVVETTGITTQARTSYLADEILWGQRFVPIVAEEDGRYSVDYSKFGNTIKVPTPLCTARQLDEDPSLLDVLTLARGPLRKRSVAVAKAKAKFSISPDSLS; encoded by the coding sequence ATGCTGTCCCGCAAAGGCATCATCCCTGAGGAGTATGTGCTGACGCGGCTAGCAGAGGACCCGACAGAGCCCCGGTACCGTGCCCGTGAGCGGAGAGCCCGTTTCGTGTCCAAGAATGGCAACTGCAACGTGGCCCACAAGAACATCCGGGAGCAAGGTCGCTTCCTGCAGGACGTGTTCACCACGCTGGTGGACCTCAAGTGGCCATACACGCTGCTCATCTTCACCATGTCCTTCCTGTGCAGCTGGCTGCTCTTTGCCATGGTCTGGTGGCTCATCGCCTTCGCCCACGGTGACCTGGCCCCTGGTGAGGGTGCTGCTGTGCCCTGCGTCACCAGCATCCACTCCTTTTCATCTGCcttccttttctccattgagGTGCAGGTGACCATCGGTTTCGGCGGGCGCATGGTGACCGAGGAGTGCCCTCTGGCCATCCTGATCCTCATTGTGCAGAACATCGTGGGGCTCATGATCAATGCCATCATGCTGGGCTGCATCTTCATGAAGACTGCCCAGGCCCACCGGCGGGCTGAGACCCTCATCTTCAGCAAGCATGCGGTCATCGCCCTGCGCCACAGCCGCCTCTGCTTCATGCTGCGCGTGGGCGACCTCCGCAAGAGCATGATCATCAGCGCCACCATCCACATGCAGGTGGTGCGCAAGACCACCAGCCCTGAGGGCGAGGTGGTACCCCTCCACCAGGTGGACATCCCCATGGAGAATGGTGTGGGTGGCAATAACATCTTCCTGGTGGCTCCCCTCATCATCTACCACGTCATTGACGCCAACAGCCCGCTCTATGACCTGGCGCCCTGCGACCTGCACCACCATCAGGACCTTGAGATCATCGTCATCCTGGAAGGTGTGGTGGAAACCACGGGCATCACCACCCAGGCCCGCACCTCTTACCTGGCCGACGAGATCCTGTGGGGCCAGCGCTTTGTACCCATCGTGGCTGAGGAGGATGGCCGCTACTCTGTGGACTACTCCAAGTTTGGCAATACCATCAAAGTGCCCACGCCGCTCTGCACGGCCCGCCAGCTGGATGAGGACCCCAGCCTGCTGGATGTCCTGACCCTCGCCCGCGGGCCCCTGCGCAAGCGCAGCGTGGCCGTggccaaggccaaggccaagTTCAGCATCTCTCCAGATTCCCTGTCCTGA